From Arctopsyche grandis isolate Sample6627 chromosome 12, ASM5162203v2, whole genome shotgun sequence, one genomic window encodes:
- the LOC143919957 gene encoding uncharacterized protein LOC143919957 produces the protein MECRLCLCSDPAGSFVSIYDDPHPLRLVQRIWTCCQLRVRKGDHLPDMICLSCVNNLELLNSFRKACYRSDATSRVELDKYLKVKPEEVLLSDLIWENELDADLLPDISSSSHNGETRGGKITTTDHMEDGINTIEIPAQDFRKALDTTCPTYSGLKHSKPFKCETVCLKSFTTKSALREHMSIHSGHKSHKCNICLKSFIGKSSLSLHMNIHTGVKPFKCDICLKLFGRKDHLMNHMRCHSGVKPHKCNICLKSFKAKCSLSLHMNMHTGVKPYKCDICLKSSTSKSFIYRHMSIHSGGLKPHKCNICLKSFKAKCSLSLHMNMHTGVKPYKCDICLKSFTSKSVIYRHMSIHSGGLKPHKCNICLKSFNAKRSLSLHMNTHTGVRQYKCDICLKLFGRKDYLMNHMRCHSGVKPHKCNICLKSFNAKRTLSLHMNTHTGVRQYKCDICLKLFGRKDYLMNHMRCHSGVKPHKCNICLKSFNAKRTLSLHMNTHTGVRQYKCDICLKSFTSKSVIYRHMSIHSGGLKPHKCNICLKSFNAKRTLSLHMNTHTGVRQYKCDICLKSFTSKSVIYRHMSIHSGGLKPHKCNICLKSFNAKRTLSLHMNTHTGVRQYKCDICLKSFISKYHLGVHKNMHTGVKPYKCDICLKLFGRKDHLMNHMRCHSGVKPHKCNICFKSFKAKCSLSVHMNMHTGVKPYKCDICLKLFGRKDHLMNHMKVHSGEKPFKCDICLLSFGRKDHLMTHMRRHS, from the exons atggagtgcagactttgcctcTGCTCTGATCCAGCAGGGTCCTTCGTCTCCATCTatgacgaccctcatccactgcgtttggtgcaacgcatttggacctgctgtcagctACGG GTTAGGAAAGGTGATCATCTGCCAGATATGATATGCCTATCAtgtgtcaacaatctggaattgcttAATAGCTTTCGAAAAGCTTGTTATCGGAGTGACGCAACGTCGAGGGTGGAATTAGACAAGTATTTGAAAGTGAAGCCGGAGGAAGTTTTGCTGtcagatttaatatgggaaaatGAACTGGATGCTGATTTGCTACCCGACATTTCCAGTTCATCACACAATGGCGAG acACGTGGAGGAAAAATTACTACAACGGATCACATGGAAGATGGAATAAATACCATTGAAATTCCAGCGCAAGACTTTCGCAAAGCTTTAGATACGACGTGCCCTACATATTCTGGATTAAAGCAttcaaaaccgttcaaatgtgaaaccgtttgtttaaaatcattcacaacAAAATCTGCACTCCGTGAACACATGAGTATTCATAGTGGGCATAAAtcacacaaatgtaatatttgtttaaaatcatttattggaAAAAGTAGCCTCAGTCTACACATGAATATCCATACTGGTGTGAAGCCAttcaagtgtgacatttgtttaaaactatTTGGTAGGAAAGATCACCTTATGAATCATATGAGATGCCACTCTGGAGTAAAACcgcacaaatgtaatatttgtttaaaatcatttaaagcaAAATGTAGCCTCAGTTTACACATGAATATGCATACTGGTGTgaagccatacaagtgtgacatttgtttaaaatcatccACTTCAAAATCTTTTATCTATAGACACATGAGTATTCATAGTGGGGGGCTAAAACcgcacaaatgtaatatttgtttaaaatcatttaaagcaAAATGTAGCCTCAGTTTACACATGAATATGCATACTGGTGTgaagccatacaagtgtgacatttgtttaaaatcattcacttcaaaATCTGTTATTTATAGACACATGAGTATTCATAGTGGGGGGCTAAAACcgcacaaatgtaatatttgtttaaaatcatttaatgcaAAACGTAGCCTCAGTTTACACATGAATACGCATACTGGTGTGAGACaatacaagtgtgacatttgtttaaaactatTTGGTAGGAAAGATTACCTTATGAATCATATGAGATGCCACTCTGGAGTAAAACcgcacaaatgtaatatttgtttaaaatcatttaatgcaAAACGTACCCTCAGTTTACACATGAATACGCATACTGGTGTGAGACaatacaagtgtgacatttgtttaaaactatTTGGTAGGAAAGATTACCTTATGAATCATATGAGATGCCACTCTGGAGTAAAACcgcacaaatgtaatatttgtttaaaatcatttaatgcaAAACGTACCCTCAGTTTACACATGAATACGCATACTGGTGTGAGACaatacaagtgtgacatttgtttaaaatcattcacttcaaaATCTGTTATTTATAGACACATGAGTATTCATAGTGGGGGGCTAAAACcgcacaaatgtaatatttgtttaaaatcatttaatgcaAAACGTACCCTCAGTTTACACATGAATACGCATACTGGTGTGAGACaatacaagtgtgacatttgtttaaaatcattcacttcaaaATCTGTTATTTATAGACACATGAGTATTCATAGTGGGGGGCTAAAACcgcacaaatgtaatatttgtttaaaatcatttaatgcaAAACGTACCCTCAGTTTACACATGAATACGCATACTGGTGTGAGACaatacaagtgtgacatttgtttaaaatcattcatttcaaaatatcacCTCGGCGTACACAAGAATATGCATACTGGTGTgaagccatacaagtgtgacatttgtttaaaactatTTGGTAGGAAAGATCACCTTATGAATCATATGAGATGCCACTCTGGAGTAAAACcgcacaaatgtaatatttgttttaagtCATTTAAAGCAAAATGTAGCCTCAGTGTACACATGAATATGCATACTGGTGTgaagccatacaagtgtgacatttgtttaaaactatTTGGTAGGAAAGATCACCTTATGAATCATATGAAAGTCCACTCTGGAgaaaaaccattcaaatgtgatatttgtttattatcaTTTGGTAGGAAAGATCACCTTATGACACATATGAGACGCCACTCTTGA
- the LOC143919818 gene encoding kelch-like protein 36 → MGCIDFSGIHRFEKRSETAIKSNSYSILSSDTSSRFVHGCLRHWWWSRNNVDWETNVAPLLVAVDRHSASVIDEKIYITGGRTNENGRDISTNKVQMYSVETNSWTYRAQMIQGREMHSSVAFKGKLYVAGGFTWKNVSYLGR, encoded by the exons ATGGGATGCATTGACTTCA gTGGAATACATCGATTTGAAAAGCGGTCAGAAACAGCCATTAAATCAAACTCGTACTCAATTCTCAGCAGTGACACTTCGTCGCGGTTCGTTCACGGATGTTTACGCCATTGGTG GTGGAGCCGCAACAATGTGGATTGGGAGACAAACGTCGCTCCATTGTTGGTGGCTGTCGATCGGCATAGTGCTTCTGTCATcgacgaaaaaatatacataacaggCGGGCGTACAAATGAAAACGGAAGAGATATATCCACGAATAAAGTGCAGATGTATTCAGTGGAGACCAATTCTTGGACTTACCGCGCACAGATGATTCAGGGAAGAGAAATGCATTCG AGCGTCGCATTCAAAGGAAAACTTTACGTCGCTGGTGGATTTACTTGGAAAAATGTTAGTTATTTAGGCAGGTAG